The region GCACGCGGTCCTCCTCGTCGATAACCACAATGGTCAGGGGGAGGTCTTCGGCGAGGTCGAGCAGGCGGGTGGTGTGCACGAGCGAGGAGGCACCGAAGCCCTCGAAGCCGCGGAAGACGCTGGCGCCGGCGAGCCCGGCGCGGTGCGCGCGGTGGAAGATTTCGGTGTAGGCCGGCTTGTGGTGGTACTGGTCCCACTCGCCGAGGTAGACGGTCATGCGCAGGACCGGGCCTTTGAGGGGCGCACGGGGCGCGCGCGGAGGGAGGTCGTCGTCCCCGTGGTGGTGCCGGGGAAGGTGCGGGGTCATCGCAAGCTTCCTTTCCGGGGAGGATCGCCGGGATGGGGCGGATGGCCGCAGGCGGGGGCGTTCACCACTCGTGCGCA is a window of Streptomyces sp. NBC_00271 DNA encoding:
- a CDS encoding DUF190 domain-containing protein, giving the protein MTVYLGEWDQYHHKPAYTEIFHRAHRAGLAGASVFRGFEGFGASSLVHTTRLLDLAEDLPLTIVVIDEEDRVRAFLPQVRDVAPEALVTLEPLQAVCHLTGVPRPAAGEEMR